A genomic stretch from Ureibacillus composti includes:
- a CDS encoding cyclodeaminase, translating to MNIFHEEEIRNFVKVNSKAIEIVEDGFSALAKGNVTLPPIMRVDLPEHHGEVDVKTAYIKGLDSFAIKISSGFFNNPSLGLPSLSGMMILFQTRTGLTESILLDNGYLTDVRTAAAGAVAAKYLAKSQVKCVGVIGTGVQARYQIEALSYVRDFRTIYVYGRNEESVQSYAKDMELKLGKKVIVAKSVEEVVKQSEVVITTTPSTEPLIKAEWLHPGIHITAMGSDAEHKQELDSSIFKQADIVVCDVKAQCFRLGELHHAFEQNILSVEDSTILEIGELTAGLKKGRQNDQQITVCDLTGTGVQDTVIARFANSQLVEYKKLQV from the coding sequence ATGAACATATTTCATGAAGAAGAAATTCGAAACTTTGTCAAAGTAAATTCAAAAGCGATTGAGATTGTTGAAGATGGATTTTCAGCACTTGCAAAAGGAAATGTTACTTTACCGCCAATCATGAGAGTCGATTTACCAGAACATCACGGTGAAGTGGATGTTAAAACTGCCTATATAAAAGGGCTCGATTCATTTGCCATTAAAATTTCTTCAGGATTTTTTAATAATCCTTCACTTGGTTTACCTAGTTTGAGTGGAATGATGATTTTGTTTCAGACAAGGACTGGATTAACTGAATCAATTTTACTCGATAACGGTTATCTAACTGATGTGCGAACTGCAGCAGCTGGTGCGGTCGCAGCTAAATATTTAGCAAAAAGCCAAGTGAAATGTGTTGGTGTTATTGGTACTGGGGTACAAGCGCGTTATCAAATTGAAGCACTTTCCTATGTGCGAGATTTTAGAACTATTTATGTTTATGGCCGAAATGAAGAATCTGTACAAAGTTATGCAAAAGATATGGAATTGAAGTTGGGAAAAAAAGTAATCGTAGCCAAAAGTGTAGAAGAGGTAGTGAAGCAAAGTGAGGTTGTAATCACGACAACACCATCTACAGAACCACTTATTAAGGCTGAGTGGTTACATCCAGGAATTCATATTACAGCAATGGGTTCGGATGCAGAACATAAACAAGAATTAGATTCATCTATTTTTAAGCAAGCAGATATTGTTGTTTGTGATGTGAAGGCGCAATGCTTCCGTTTAGGCGAACTTCATCATGCATTTGAACAAAATATTTTAAGTGTTGAAGATTCAACAATTTTAGAAATTGGTGAGCTTACAGCGGGACTGAAAAAAGGTCGTCAAAATGATCAACAAATTACAGTATGCGATTTAACTGGAACTGGTGTACAAGATACAGTGATTGCGAGATTCGCAAATAGTCAATTAGTTGAATATAAAAAATTACAAGTTTAA